The following DNA comes from Vigna radiata var. radiata cultivar VC1973A chromosome 4, Vradiata_ver6, whole genome shotgun sequence.
ttaatataacaaaatattgaaGATAATTATTCCACGTCAATGATAAGTATGCCCAGCTTATAATTGAAAACTAAAAGGAAGAATTTAAACAACCTATTATGCTTCCAGgacattctatatatatatatatatatagtatacaTCCTCCATAGGTATGTTCATGGActgcacattaaaaaaatattacataaagtTGAATATTATCTATCTACTTACCTCATGCTCGTATCAGTAACTACAaatgaaacaaacaaatatcaaaCTTGCAATACATAAATCTGTATACACAAAGTTATCGGATGAGCTATATTTGTTATCTTCAACTTTCAACCATTATCCATAAATCATATTAAACTTTGTGCATACAATCTATAATTTTGACAACAATGGAGTGAATAATTCCAAAAGTTTGTTCTCCGCTAAATTGACACGGAATGCTACTAGATGCCCTGCACACAGGAAACATGGGGAGTGGTCTATGAAAACAGAACAGAGCAATGACTGCATCAAAGAAATGTTGATTCTATCGAGAAAGAGATTAACCGTGGAGATATAATACCAATGAAATATGAATCCAATCATTAACATCATTCTttatccaaaaccttaaaacaTCGGATCCTAtatctttatataatgttttactttctcatttctatcaaATATGAACTTGGACTCACACTTGTATCCCATCAAGAAATAACAACTCTAGTGCCCATTTGCATTCCGCATCTGAGCATCAAACAGTTTTTGCATAAGCATTAAAAACTAGAGCAATAGCATGGATAAATAACAAGATAATTTTCTATAATCTGATCAAGAACAAGACGATATTATAAAGTTAACCATTCTCTTCGTGAGTAAAAAACAAAGGTTGGGAGAATCCATTTACACGAGAAAGTTACTTGTGGTCAATGTTTCAAGAGAAGCTTCAAAACAGTTACATTACACCGGTGAGCCGTCGAGCAGAAAAGCAGTTAAAATTTAGGATGCACAGTTTCAATGCCCTAAAGGATCTCCAATTGGTAAGGTAAGAAAATGTCTTCAAAAAAATGTTTCCCGCACATCAACAGCTGCATACCCCTTTTTAAACATCCAAACCCGTTTGTAGAAGTTGATAATCTTTCCTTCAGCATTGTATATCAATTCCACATCCCAGCCACGCTGTCCCTACTTCCTCTTGCATTATCTTTCACCTTGAATTCCACTCACAAAAATCTGTCTATGGAGCTGAACCAGTATTCAGAGTCAGGCATGCTGTTCATTACAGCAAGTAAGACATTTTACTGGTGAAGAAAATCAGCCCGTTGTGAGCAATAACATTATGAATGGTCAGAGAGAATGTCATTGCAAAGAACACACGTCAAGAAAGTCATTGTAAATGTTGATGTGCAACTGACACCATGTCATAAGACTCAAACTTAGTAGATAGAAGCATCAAACCTCGGCTCATAGAAACAAACTTGATTGTTGTATGACTGGAGAGCACACCCACCAATCCATGACCAGATCTTTTTATCCACATCATATAGAAGGCCTTTACCTTGGTTCCAAGACGTGAAGCAGATTAAATTATCCTGCCCAAAGCATTCAAATCGCTCAGCTGATAATCTCAATAAAGCACGAAAATACTTCGGGGGCATCCTACTGATCTCCACCCACGTAAATTTGGTATGATCCAATTCCCAAATTCTCATACTCTGTAGAGTACTATAAAGGCCAATCCTTCCAACAAGAAAAAGACGTTtttgggtaccagcaaccaaataACCATCCAACAAAGATCGAGGAAACTTAGCCGGAATATGTTCCCAGTGACCTGTGTCTAATCTATACATCATCAGACCCAGTGGTGAAAGGGTTTCTAAGTACAATCTGGAGTCACAATACGCCATTTTTGAAGAGCAGAGATTAACTGCTGGCATAATCTGGTGAATTGTCCAACTGTCGATCTTTGAGTCATAAACTTCAGTAGGCAATGACTTGTCACCGTAAATATCGCTGGTGGCTATCACTTTAAATGACCGATCCACCCGATCAACAACCAATATCAGTTGCCTTTGTTGATGGTAATGCATACTAGGCAGTGCCCTCCAAGTTTGAGTTAGGGGGTTACACACCAGGGTCTTGAACATTAGTCCATCGTGCCCAGAAAAGCAAACAAGACCACCGGAAGAGCCAACTAACCAAAATGCCCATGGTGGCAAGAAAGTGAACGGTATTCTATACCAAGATTTCAGTGGTAAGCTGAAAACAGAACACTGCGGGATCTGCGTGTTCTTCCAAAATGTAAGGAGACACGGTCCGTGTGATGGCACACTGGAATGGAATTTGAGAAAACTACTATCTTGAAGCAGAGAATTCCACCGTTTACAAACCAATCGGAGGCGGAAAATTAGAAAAGGAGGCACCCTAGCTAAGATCTCATGCAACAAGTCCTCTGGCAACATTGCCCATATATTATCCTCCATTTGAACATCAGCATGCACTACCTTACCAAATGTGGCAAGAGTTTCCTCATCCAAACCCCTTGGCTTGGTCTTAACAACCTTCTGCCGCGAAGGGCTCGTGTTCCTCGACCCTCCCCGCCCCATTGGACTAGTATTCCTGGACCCACCACTCCTCGGAGGGGAAGCTTGCTTGCAGCACCTCCCATCTCCACCAAAACCTCCATTTTCTACTGATTGAGCAACACAAACTCCAGACCCTGATTTAGAAGAATGCCCAGCACAATCCATGTCCTCTGTCTATATAATTCCTCCAAACCCCCAAATCAAGCAAAATTTCAGATTCAAGCATCTATTCCACACCCCCACACCAACCAAAGAACAGACACATAACTTTTTCAATCACCGATGCTCCAGAGCTAACTTTTCGGATACCCTAGATCAAGATCCAAAATGGTAAAGATCTCAAAACCCCAGATGATCatgtaaataacataaaaaaatagttttttttaagcAGCAATCTATGCTGAGGGTGAAGAGCGAGAATTACCTCCGATTTTGGAACCCAGCAGTCCCATTGATGAGAGAAAAAGTTGATAGAGGTTGAAAGATTGGAATTGTGAGAAGAACATGGAAGAATGAACTTTGGTCCCTGTTAgagtctctctctctctctctggtTGGATTTGATTTACTTTGTCACTATTTGACAAAGGGAACACAAGATTCAATAATCATAATTACTGTGTGGTTACTTATCCCACTGCCTTCTGTGTTCAGGTGCGAACGCATCTACGATACCAACCCCTAACTTTCCGCCCCGTCACCGGCTCTATATCCATGATCAATCACTCACCGTTGTTACTCAAACTActcttttttaaattgttataaggTTCAATCCCTCAATAAAaggtttagtttttattattattattataatatgtaagaAGGAGTTGTAATCATTAACTAGTGATTAGAAGCAATCAAttgagtttattattattattataataataataattcaattttgttttagaatttgaaattgtctaaacttttacaaattttgaacAATTCACCAGactttttttacatataattaatcaaaataatttttcataacgTCTTTGGGATGAAAAATTCAAGTTTTTGAAATCGAAACCTCTTTTTTCCCGAACTTGACCTTTTAGGTAGGTCTGCTGTCACAAATGCATCATTAAGATTCAGATTACTGAACAGAAATAAAGGGAAAATGGAACATTGTTTGAACGTCAAGACTGGAGAAATTTTATGGGCCCAAAGAGGTAGAAAGACTCGGATTCTGAGGGTAACAGGAAAATAAAgagttttgaattttgataagtgataaattattattggtAACGATATTTTGTGATAAATTTTTggcaccaccaccaccaccaccaccacgtGTTACATTCTGGGTGAtctgtgttttaaaaaataaaatgatagaatGTAGATTCGCTGTGGAGTTCAAAACAAGTGGCAAATTAGTGCTAAAAGTTAGCCTAAAGTATCCATTTATTTGTACATGTTACCACTTTCCTTTATGTACCAtcgttttaaagaaaaatgtttttttgggGATGAActtcgatataaatgtgttcttaaatgataattaatgaattttattcaataaaattggttaaaaataaagtgtgaAGTTCAAGTGGCAGATTCAAAGATGGCTAAAAATTAGcttaaactacccacttatttgtaCATTGATCTCTTACTACACATTGAATCCACGTAgttctgtcattttattttttaaaacacttgGACTACTCAAAATGTGACACGTGatggtgtaaaaaatttgtcacattttaggtatcaaagtatcattacccaattattatttaattttgatatttacattttatctcaatcaactttatttaaattataataatatgattttgttctattttttatgttttattttaattaactttgtgTTTGGGTTTCTGTTATTGGATGAAACCTTGCGTATAAATTTACCATAATGGTTCGTGTTAggtgttgtttcaaaatttaCTTTGCTTTGTGTGAAGTTCCAGTCTCCTAGTCTCATAAACAAgccacacaaaaaaaaatgcattcaacaattaatttaattaaaaaaagaataatatatattcttagttgttttaattttaaaatatttcgaTTATAGAGTCAAGTTAATTATTCActattacatatgttttatatatatcgaatatatgttagtttttattattatttaggtttaatcattttgatagtccctattttcagtgattttttttcaattagatccttcgttttttctttttctcaattgggttcctatttttgaaaaattgaagcaattaggtcactgtcgttagtttcatactaacaccgttaaaaggGGTGACACGTGttagctcgtgatttttttgaattttttaaatatattttaattatttttatttttattttttattttttttcttttaaaaataaaaatttgccacgtgtcaagttgacattgtgccacgtaACAATGACAATAtgaggtggcactgacagtgccacgtgtcactgtcaaaccacgtgtcattgtgtttgtttcaatttggtccctgtatttttattttgttccaatttggtccttgtatttttattttgtctcaatttagtNNNNNNNNNNNNNNNNNNNNNNNNNNNNNNNNNNNNNNNNNNNNNNNNNNNNNNNNNNNNNNNNNNNNNNNNNNNNNNNNNNNNNNNNNNNNNNNNNNNNNNNNNNNNNNNNNNNNNNNNNNNNNNNNNNNNNNNNNNNNNNNNNNNNNNNNNNNNNNNNNNNNNNNNNNNNNNNNNNNNNNNNNNNNNNNNNNNNNNNNNNNNNNNNNNNNNNNNNNNNNNNNNNNNNNNNNNNNNNNNNNNNNNNNNNNNNNNNNNNNNNNNNNNNNNNNNNNNNNNNNNNNNNNNNNNNNNNNNNNNaaataaaattttgtttgaacttggagagaaacaaaattgtttagttttttaaaaaaataggactaaattaagacaaaataaaaatacgaccaaattgagacaaattaaaaatatagggatCAAATTtagacaaatctaatgacacgtggtctgatagtgatacgtggcactgtcagtgccacctcacactgtcattgccacgtggctcaatgtcaacttgacacgtgacaaattttttttaataaataaaaaacaaaaaataaaaataaaaataattaaaatatatttaaaaaattaaaaaaaatcacgagctgacacgtatcaccctttttaacggtgttagtacggaactaacagtaatctaattgcttcaatttttcaaaaatagggactcaattgagaaaaagaaaaaatgagggacctaattgaaaaaaatcaccgaaaatagggactttGAGAATGATTAAACCTGTTATTTATTCTAAATGTTCATTCGATCAAACCgaaaagttaattttgataTGATTTTAGATTAATGATAACttaattatgatataattaataataatcacacttgttataatttgaaatatggaTAGTTCTATCTATTAGTAATAGTTAATCATCCAATTACTTATTTAtagcaaaaatattttatctttctataatttgaaatttaattattcacaaaacttatcaattaatttatacatgtttcccgtgttttgtttttatgtgaACCTATTCCaatgattaataaaaacaaagatgaTTTTAGGTCATCCTTATcctaactttttcattttttagagtttttcaatggttaatttattattaaagatgATCATGTGTTCCatgcagataaaaaaaaaagttaaatatgcttttagtccctcaactatcagtgatttttggttttagtccctagtCAAAACATTGATAGCATTTAATCctcttaatattaaaacatgtaaaattagTCCCTAAAAATGGAAGGCGTTAACGGCGTGCTACATCTGATTCCAACTTTCATGTTTAGTGTGTGCCacatttcaactttttttttcctaacgCCCTTTCTTCCTCCCTTTCCGGCTCCGACCTGTCTCCCTATCGGCGCCAACATTTCTCGCTTTGTCTCCATCACCagagttttattaaaaagaaagagcaGCAAAAgcaacatatatttttcttgttctttctcTCCATCttcaaatttgtgttttatcACCTCTGAATGCCACTCCCTCAATCAAATGCCACTCCttcaaatttgtgttttatcACCTCTGAATGCGTGGTTGTTAAGGTGAATGGGGGAACTCAAATAGGTTCTTCTCTTGTTTGGGTTAgaatatttgttttcaaattggaTGAAACCTACGAGTAGATGAATGGAAGAACTGTGTGGCAAAGTCAAGTTTTGCAGTGGCGATTTAGGGTTCGAAGGATTCTTCGAATTGGGTCTGTATGTGATGGTTGCATGGTGTTAAATCTGGTTTCTGCAGGTCTGATTTTGATTGCAGGTTGTGGCGCATCTGGGAAGAAGATGATTGTGAAGATTCGAGGAAGGAGATCGCATTTTGCGATTGGGGTTTGATGGTGAACGCGAGAATGGAGATGCTTCTATGGTGGTGCTGCTACGGTGCAAAAAGGATGTCGACGATGAGCGAGAAAAGGCATTGGCGGCATGGTGATGATGAACGGTGGCACGTCAGCTTGCGTCTGGTCTCGCGATGGCGGCGGCGTATTGAGGATACGGTAATATGCATCGACGGAGGACTTTCCTGATGCGAGTATGGCAGAGGCGCGAGCTCGTGGTGGTCGGTGAGGGTTGAGGTCGCTTCTGTGGTGGGGGCCTTTTGGCGATGTGCGCGTGGTGGCCGACGAGCATGAAGTTGGCGGCGGCTGGGGAGAAGATGGTGGAGGAGGGTTAAGGTTTCTGTTGGAGATTGTGACGAAGGAAGGGTTTGGAAAAAACATGgaaaaaatttcagaaaaaaagagaaaacgtGGCACACATCTGGCTcaccgttagccacatcatacaaaaatttaacgccgtccaattttaaggactaattgTAATAGTTTAAGAACTAAGATGAtcaaatgccatcaatgttttgagtagagactaaaaccaaaaatcagtgatatactaaaagcatatttaacccaaaaaaataccatttttgtttaaaattagttaatcTCCATTTGAccgtaaatttaaatttaatagattgcattaaaatcaataaataaaaaatggtatttttatttaaataatttattttcaattatttaaatgtactttttctaattaatattttcatcaatGCTCTagatttattcattaaatttaaaacgtagtttctgaatttgaataattttcttttacaaatgtACAAAATAAAGGTCTGGTTGGTGTAACATAAACAAAAACTGTAGTTTTAAGTTAATAATtcgttttaggttgaaaattttaatgaatgCTTTTTATATCATCACTGAGTTTCAACTACATTCTTGAAAATCATAATGATCCTTCAAAATACTTATATGTCTTTGATGCTCTTGATTGAGTTCTCATCCAACATTTGACCAATTTTTTCTCATACaatcacataatttttatatcatatatgataaatttttttgaaatgttaaataaaattaaatttcctttagtatatatatatatatatatatatatatatatatatttaaaagttttattagtATTGTTAAattacgataaaaaaaaattctataaaatttttatgtaaagtttgaaatataaactaagatataaatactttatattataatgatgaacgataaatatatatatatacactagtAAAAATAGAAGATGTTAACTGTTATATTATGTTACGATTTTTgttgaactaaaataaataaataaatatatatatatatatatatatatatattaaatttgctttaaaatgtataaagtattttttttaagtatctacggatatttttttaaaccgATACTAGTATCGATAACAGgtcaaatagaaaatataattttatttgacaaATCAGATTGTGTATAGACACTATCCATATCTGATCCGATCGGTTGTCATGAatgtaatgatatttttgaaatttttacaaattataaaaggttttttttactacaatatatatatatatatatatatatatatatatatatatatatatatatatatagataaatcaCCAGATTACTACATATTTTTaagatgtatatatatatatatatatatatatatatatatatatatatataaagttaaatcatgataattctgattttattttcttcctctttacaTATGTGTTTTAATGTTTGTAACAAGTGTTTATGATTGTGAATAATGTAAGAAGTTTTGTTGGATAGTGTGGTAATTGCGACAACAATAACACACGACAAAGAAAAGGTGCTGTGAAATGGGTCATGCCATAAACCATTTTGGTAGGTTGTTGGcagtataatattaatatgtgaTGATGCTGGTGAGAACATATAATTGCATTGTGGGGCCAAAACCTTCAAATCAAATCACTTTAATCAggttcaaattatatataaattagggTTATAATCTTATGAATTAGGGCATCAAAATAATGAGATAAGGTTCATGTATTATTATCTCATAGAGTTAGtgtgatattttttaagttaaaggAATCATATAATATACTTCATTCTATATACAGATATCCATCTTTATTTATATGctatatgtataaaaatatttttttcatagttttttttaaagagatttaTATTCACAAATtgtaactaaaaataaatttaaaatataattgagtgTACATTGCCAAAGTTCATTAAATCCATTTTTTAAAGGAGTGTGCTGGAAACTAAAACTATGATCAAGGTTAATGTTATGGTACGTATAACAGTTTAATGTATTGCatctaaaaaaaaagtagttataCTTATTAAATGTATGAGTACAATTTTAACaactaatttatttaagaaaatataattattttattgtcgttattatcatataaatatattttaaatttcaataacttATCTTTGTACATCTGACATTTTGTTATAATTGTAAATAGTGTATTTGTAATAAACAGAGAAACCTATGAAcatgtatatattatagataaatATACTTATGTTGAAATAGTCCACCCTATAAACCatattattaatacaaaaatcTTGATGGATGTATTTTGATTAacaaagatatataatttaattacttaaacATATAACACAAGTGTTACAAATACTAACTCGAacgttatatattttaatggtAACATCTGAAATATTATCACAAAAgcataatactaaaataattataattagtttaaaatatatacattttttgtACGATATTAATGTGCATCacttgaaaattaatattaatgtccTAACAAtcaatattttgattcttaGATAGAATGATTGAAATAAAACCATTACTCATAAAATTGGAAGATTAATTACCTCTatcttgaaataaatatttcaaacttagagattaaaaataacaaaggtgataataaagtaatttaataataataaaaaaaccaaaattaacaATGAATGATTCCATCAACAGATAACCTAATTTTGGCATCATTGCTCCAATTCTATGTCTTGTCTCTTCCTATTTTcgtcattttctattttcttcattcaaattatTGCAATTAAGGTGTTCCAAAGAGAGGAGAAAAGATCCTGTGTGTACTCTTAATGCACCCCTCCTCACTACTAAACTGACACGTGTACTGACAAGTGAGCATCACTGTCACACTCACCACCCCTTCTTAAACATCACCATCATCACCACCAATACCCACACACTCACATCACACGTGCCTTCTCTCCTTCCTCTTCCAAATTGATTCCAAACTTGGGAACACAGATAATTATTAACTAATGGGAGCGGTCACGTCGTCGATGGCGGCGAAGTTCGCCTTCTTCCCCCCTAACCCGCCGTCCTACGGTGTCGGGGTGGATGCCGTGACGGGGAAGCTGAAGATGACGGGGGTGGCCACCAGGGAAAATGTCGACGTTTTGAAGCTCTGCACCAGACGAGGGAACACCATCGTTGCCATCTACATTGCAAACCCTTCCGCCTCCTCCACTCTGCTCTATTCCCACGGCAACGCCGCCGATCTGGGTCGGATGTACGAGTTGTTCTCCGAGCTGAGTCACCACCTCCGAGTCAACCTCTTATGGTAACTACTCACTGCACATACATTACATCATGTTaccattgttgttgttgttacttCTAATGTCATGTCACGTTGTTTATTCACAGtaccaatttttcatttttttttctcttgtagtTATGACTATTCTGGATACGGTCAGTCTTCTGGTAAGGTAAGCGATTTTTCTctgcttaatattttttttatttattttacatgatACTGGATCTGATTTTCAAATCCTCTTCACGAGaaatattgagttttttttttttttttttctgacagaGAAGTTCTTAAAagttcttctattttttttcttacagaCTCTAGATCATATGGGTTTTTTGAGCTCTGTATGATGCCTCTTGAAATAGTAACAGTGTGATTTAGCTGTAACGTTGGTAATCAATTGAACTGAGATATGCATCGCGTCAGTCTAtacatgttttttaaaaaaattaagagtttACCTTATGtgatagttttttcttttttaaatccTAGAAAAATTGGAATGCTGTTAAGAACGATAGAATTAAAGAACTACGAATAGAACTTTCAATAATAGAATAACATATTCACTTAAGGAAAGTCTGAAAGAAGTAGATGATTTATGTTGAATGGCTATAGAACaagaaatttaatttgattacaaGTAAATAGTCTATATCCACCAATCATTCAaagaattctttttatattgtcATTTAATCAGTATAATAAATGTATTGACTTTTACAACAATCAACTTAAAAGCTATGCCAGTAATCAGTTACCTTAAAATTTACACGATCCAAGTCAGTCAAGTCATTTTGAGTGAAGGTTTCTAtatttgcttatttcttttttatatcattCTATTATTGTTCAATGTTTTATGAGTTAGAATGTCACGAGGTAGCTTAATATTTTGCTGGAATGGGAGTGAGTTgaagaatatttttttgacagCCTAGTGAGCAGAACACGTATGCAGATATAGAAGCTGCATATAAATGCCTTGTAGAAATGTATGGGGCGAAAGAGGAAGATATTATTCTGTATGGCCAATCTGTCGGTAGTGGACCCACCACAGATTTGGCTACGCGTTTACCAAACCTTAGGGCTGTCATTCTACACAGTCCCATCTTATCTGGTCTCCGAGTCATGTATCCTGTGAAGCGGACATATTGGTTTGACATTTATAAGGTTTTATCTGTACCTATCATTGCTAAATAAATTGGTTAGTTACATAGTTCAATTTGAGCCTCACGCACATATAGAGTTCCATTGCTGCAATTTAAtgatgtttttctgttttttgtgCAGAACATTGATAAAATTCCTTTGGTCAGATGTCCAGTTCTGGTAATTCATGTGAGTGTGCTCAGTTCAAACTAGTATGTTATAGTATTAAATAGAATCTGTCATTGTACTGAACGGAATGggaataataatttgaagtaATCATGGAATGGACCTTGATGGTTTTGGATCTCGCATAGTTTATGAAatatactcatttgtaatctgAGTTGATGGTCCTCTTCCACTTTCTTGCTTTTCAAATACATACCCTCACggcttcatcatcatcatcaataatAAATTGACTGAAACTTATTCAGCTGTATTGATCTGTTAACATTGTTTAGAGCCATTCTAAGTTTCCCTGAGTTCCTTAAAAATTCTTGACCGTTGTCATTGTGGATGTCCGTCTGAGCTTTctatttagatttttaaacaACATTTATGTGGTTGTCAACCATGCCAAAGTACTTCGGTAGGACACTGGAACTAAAAGTCTATCATACTGCTGCTGAAGTCACTGTGCTGACGAAAGTTTCTTACTCTCTACTTCCTCTCTTCCCTTTGGTTGTGTCATTTCACTAGTAGGACAGATCGCTCCTCCCTTGCCAGTTATGAAGGTTGCTAGATAACTCCCAAACCAATCCCCTAATTGCCTCCGCATACATGTCTCTGGTTGTTCTTATTGATATAATAGACCTTAGTGATATGTGGATTCTGACTACCAAATCTGTCGTGGTTGCGATAATATGTTTCTATAATTCTTTATATACCGTTGATCACAGTCCACTAACTTCCGAATTGCCCAATGCAATGAGAAATTGTAAGGCTTTCCAGatcactcttttttttattaaccgACTTAGCTGTTATCTAAAATGAACTTTCATATCTTTATGAGTATTCTGGAGTGATCTGTCAAAATTTGGTAATTTGAATAACTCAAAAcaaagttttgaatttttcatgtGGGAACTATTATTCTGAAAATATCCATGGCTTAGATTTTGTAACCTGAGTATAGGTATTCCATGCTACATTAGTGATATCATTCTACACAGCCTTTTCATGTATTCTagtttttacattcatttcaacttttttatcaattttaaaacagcTTAATTTAGGACATGCTTTTTTTGTTGTGTGACCTCAAGTTAGAGAAAAAGCAT
Coding sequences within:
- the LOC106759588 gene encoding F-box/kelch-repeat protein At5g15710: MDCAGHSSKSGSGVCVAQSVENGGFGGDGRCCKQASPPRSGGSRNTSPMGRGGSRNTSPSRQKVVKTKPRGLDEETLATFGKVVHADVQMEDNIWAMLPEDLLHEILARVPPFLIFRLRLVCKRWNSLLQDSSFLKFHSSVPSHGPCLLTFWKNTQIPQCSVFSLPLKSWYRIPFTFLPPWAFWLVGSSGGLVCFSGHDGLMFKTLVCNPLTQTWRALPSMHYHQQRQLILVVDRVDRSFKVIATSDIYGDKSLPTEVYDSKIDSWTIHQIMPAVNLCSSKMAYCDSRLYLETLSPLGLMMYRLDTGHWEHIPAKFPRSLLDGYLVAGTQKRLFLVGRIGLYSTLQSMRIWELDHTKFTWVEISRMPPKYFRALLRLSAERFECFGQDNLICFTSWNQGKGLLYDVDKKIWSWIGGCALQSYNNQVCFYEPRFDASIY
- the LOC106758139 gene encoding protein ABHD17C produces the protein MGAVTSSMAAKFAFFPPNPPSYGVGVDAVTGKLKMTGVATRENVDVLKLCTRRGNTIVAIYIANPSASSTLLYSHGNAADLGRMYELFSELSHHLRVNLLCYDYSGYGQSSGKPSEQNTYADIEAAYKCLVEMYGAKEEDIILYGQSVGSGPTTDLATRLPNLRAVILHSPILSGLRVMYPVKRTYWFDIYKNIDKIPLVRCPVLVIHGTADNVVDCSHGKQLWEHCIQKYEPLWIKGGNHCDLELYPEYIKHLRKFIVVIERPPYKKTGSEPIPDQLDRPRSSTDFREKPRLSMDLRETLRRSFDFKEKPRISTDHKEKSRADKKDKSRKSIDRSEKACNGAEIPEKARNSIDRFGEMVRSVGLCHIDCFRPRATQA